Proteins co-encoded in one Aspergillus flavus chromosome 2, complete sequence genomic window:
- a CDS encoding putative hydrolases or acyltransferase, whose translation MGLKSPIPLKDLKFNTPVPYTLHVDRELLQLTKQKLALSRYPEEQTDFGENNWAQGAKVSRVKQLAEFWRDHYDWEAEERRLNAIFNHFLVKIDVPGYGPLVLHFTHTKSTRPSAIPLLFSHGWPGSFVEAVRVVLPLTEPEDAKDPAFHFIAPSTPGFGFSPAPTKSGVGPNVVARAYKILMTDVLGYPKFVTQGGDFGSFITRSIAIQYPQVVRAQHLNMFPVPPPTLWSAPCAYLRWCLSALTYSEFEHESLRVRRNFEQDQSGYLEEQKTRPQTLGFALGDSPLGLLAWFVEKFHDWGDVHDALSDTDIITLVMMHWIQGATPGLRFYREAFGRGMREAEKTFETYVSVPCGVSMYKKEQLHCPRDWAAQVANIHYWREYDRGGHFSSLERPDLFVHDLRSFFSSPVVMQAYAR comes from the exons ATGGGCCTGAAATCCCCAATTCCGCTGAAAGATCTCAAATTCAACACACCGGTGCCATACACGCTACACGTAGACCGGGAATTGCTCCAATTGACAAAGCAAAAGCTAGCTCTCTCCCGATACCCCGAAGAACAGACAGATTTTGGGGAGAACAACTGGGCCCAAGGAGCCAAAGTCTCCCGCGTAAAACAGTTAGCAGAGTTCTGGAGAGACCACTATGACTGGGAGGCTGAAGAG CGCCGCCTGAACGCTATCTTCAACCATTTCCTAGTCAAGATCGACGTCCCCGGCTACGGGCCCCTGGTGTTGCACTTCACCCACACCAAGTCTACCAGACCAAGTGCTATTCCGCTTCTATTCTCTCACGGCTGGCCCGGCTCCTTCGTGGAAGCCGTGCGCGTTGTACTCCCGCTGACTGAGCCCGAGGATGCAAAAGACCCAGCCTTCCACTTCATCGCCCCGTCAACCCCTGGGTTCGGTTTTTCACCCGCGCCCACCAAGTCCGGCGTCGGTCCCAACGTGGTTGCACGCGCATACAAGATCCTAATGACCGACGTGCTGGGGTACCCAAAGTTCGTGACCCAGGGCGGCGACTTCGGGTCCTTCATCACGCGTTCCATCGCCATCCAGTACCCCCAGGTCGTGCGCGCCCAGCACTTGAACATGTTCCCAGTCCCTCCTCCTACGCTGTGGTCAGCACCGTGCGCCTATCTACGCTGGTGCCTGTCAGCGCTGACATACTCGGAGTTCGAGCACGAGTCGTTACGGGTGCGCCGGAACTTCGAGCAGGATCAAAGTGGGTACCTCGAGGAGCAGAAGACCCGGCCGCAGACACTAGGGTTCGCGTTAGGAGACTCTCCTCTCGGGCTGCTCGCGTGGTTTGTGGAGAAGTTCCATGATTGGGGCGACGTGCATGATGCCTTGAGTGATACGGATATCATCACGTTGGTGATGATGCATTGGATCCAGGGCGCAACTCCTGGTCTGCGGTTTTATAGGGAAGCGTTTGGCCGTGGTATGCGTGAGGCTGAGAAGACTTTTGAGACGTATGTGTCAGTGCCTTGCGGGGTCAGTATGTATAAGAAAGAGCAGCTCCAT TGTCCTCGCGACTGGGCCGCCCAGGTCGCCAACATCCATTACTGGCGGGAGTATGATCGAGGGGGTCATTTCTCGTCTCTCGAGAGGCCGGATCTGTTCGTGCACGATCTCCGctcgttcttttcctcccctgTCGTTATGCAGGCATATGCTCGGTAG
- a CDS encoding putative dimethylaniline monooxygenase → MGQSKEVIIIGAGISGLGMAIQLKRLLGHDNFTIYEKSDNIGGTWWHNRYPGCACDIPSHFYSYSFALKYDWTTMFPGRDELHQYFFSVAEKYDILPHCRFNAMCVSLVWDNLRSLWNCTFQDTISGETFKKEAPVVVSAIGTLDRPYIPNIEGSESFQGEVFHSARWNDSFKPEGKKIVVLGNGASATQFVPELVKDVGPQGSVTQFVRSAHWWTKRGNPKYSERFKLVLKHVPFAAKVYRITLAWQLERVFSSFYMNSNGAAMRQKIRDATYSFIESDAPPQYHEILKPRYEPGCKRRVNTASYMVCLHSPQMILTDNSVVKVGPDYVETKSGDRHVADAIIYATGFQTQKWLFPMQIKGINGQDLHQVWDAASGAEAYKGTVVSGFPNFFILYGPNAATGQHSVIFHSECQINYSCRLLRPVLKGKADSIMVKLEAQQQDLSWVHDKLKHLVFNSGCQSWWMDPVTKKNTFIYPDPMYKYWLRTIFPSWSDFDIRKDGKRHSSCGGMLSMGVFILGLAAVTITNSTDIQKLIGKASNWLLANVHWS, encoded by the exons ATGGGTCAAAGTAAAGAAGTTATCATCATTGGAGCTGGCATTTCCGGCTTGGGAATGGCCATTCAGTTAAAACGACTACTTGGTCACGATAACTTCACCATCTACGAGAAATCAGACAATATTGGCGGAACATGGTGGCACAATCGCTACCCTGGATGTGCCTGCGATATCCCTAGTCATTTCTATTCTTACAGCTTTGCACTGAAATATGACTGGACTACGATGTTTCCTGGTCGTGATGAGCTCCATCAGT ACTTCTTCTCTGTTGCTGAAAAGTACGACATACTCCCCCACTGCCGGTTCAACGCCATGTGCGTTAGTCTAGTCTGGGATAATCTGCGTTCTCTATGGAACTGCACCTTCCAAGACACTATCTCTGGAGAAACCTTCAAGAAAGAGGCCCCTGTTGTGGTCAGCGCTATTGGAACGCTTGACCGGCCTTACATTCCGAATATCGAAGGGTCAGAGTCGTTCCAGGGTGAGGTCTTCCATAGTGCAAGGTGGAATGACTCCTTTAAACctgaggggaagaagattgtGGTCCTAGGAAATGGAGCCTCCGCTACTCAATTTGTTCCGGAGCTAGTTAAGGATGTTGGGCCCCAGGGATCAGTAACACAGTTTGTACGAAGTGCCCACTGGTGGACCAAACGA GGTAATCCGAAATACTCGGAACGATTCAAGCTGGTTCTGAAGCATGTTCCCTTCGCAGCGAAGGTCTACCGTATCACACTCGCATGGCAACTAGAAAGagtcttttcttcattttaCATGAACAGCAATGGCGCTGCTATGCGCCAAAAGATTCGTGACGCTACCTACTCGTTCATTGAAAGTGACGCGCCGCCCCAGTACCACGAAATTCTCAAGCCAAGATACGAACCTGGATGCAAACGTCGGGTCAATACCGCTTCCTACATGGTTTGTCTACACTCGCCACAGATGATTCTGACCGATAATTCTGTGGTGAAGGTAGGACCGGACTACGTAGAGACCAAAAGTGGGGACCGTCATGTAGCCGACGCAATCATCTACGCAACGGGCTTCCAAACTCAGAAGTGGCTATTTCCCATGCAGATTAAAGGGATTAACGGCCAGGATTTGCACCAAGTCTGGGATGCTGCCAGCGGCGCTGAGGCGTACAAAGGCACTGTGGTGAGCGGGTTTCCCAATTTCTTCATTCTATATGGTCCAAATGCCGCAACTGGTCAACACTCTGTTATCTTTCATTCGGAATGTCAGATTAACTATTCGTGTCGTCTTCTTCGGCCTGTTTTGAAGGGCAAGGCCGACTCGATTATGGTCAAACTTGAAGCGCAACAACAAGACCTATCTTGGGTCCATGACAAGTTGAAGCATCTTGTGTTCAACAGCGGCTGCCAGAGTTGGTGGATGGATCCAGTCACCAAGAAGAATACCTTCATTTACCCCGATCCTATGTACAAGTATTGGCTTCGTACGATTTTTCCGTCGTGGTCTGACTTCGATATACGGAAGGACGGGAAAAGGCACAGCAGCTGCGGCGGGATGCTCTCCATGGGAGTGTTTATACTGGGTCTGGCAGCCGTTACTATCACTAATTCTACAGATATCCAAAAGCTGATAGGGAAGGCCTCTAACTGGCTACTGGCCAATGTTCATTGGTCTTGA
- a CDS encoding putative alpha-galactosidase B (alpha-galactosidase AglB): protein MQRYISLSVSLSLLSGANALVRPDGVGRLPALGWNTWNAFGCDIDASKVLTAAEETINLGLKDAGYEYINIDDCWSVKSGRDPNTKRIIPDSAKFPDGISGVASKIHDLGLKVGIYSSAGTETCAGYPASLGYEKIDAESFAEWGIDYLKYDNCGVPTNWTDTYTHCVPDNSNGSKFPNGTCPDISNPAPTAYDWSSSNTAQRYNAMRDALLGVNRTILYSLCEWGQADVNTWGNGTGNSWRTTGDITPDWSRIVEIANENSFLMNYADFWGYPDPDMLEVGNGNLTLEENRAHFALWAAMKSPLIIGTALDSINEEHLAILKNKPLLSFHQDPVIGRPAYPYKWGYNPDWTFDPAHPAEYWSGPSSTLGGTLVLMFNSEDSAKHRTAVWSEIPELKDSAEKGSGYRVTDIWTGEDLGCVKDQYDVELQSHDIAALVVGESC from the exons ATGCAGCGTTACATTTCTTTATCCGTGTCGCTGTCTTTGCTTTCCGGGGCTAATGCTCTGGTACGCCCTGATGGTGTG GGAAGACTACCCGCGTTGGGTTGGAACACCTGGAATGCATTTGGATGTGACATCGATGCCTCCAAGGTCCTGACTGCCGCAGAAGAAACAATAAACCTGGGCTTGAAAGATGCAGGTTATGAATACATCAATA TCGATGATTGCTGGTCCGTCAAGAGTGGCCGAGATCCTAATACAAAACGCATCATTCCGGACTCGGCCAAGTTTCCGGATGGAATCTCAGGTGTCGCTTCTAAGATTCACGACTTGGGTCTGAAGGTCGGCATTTATAGCA GCGCTGGTACGGAAACCTGCGCTGGCTATCCTGCTAGTCTGGGATATGAGAAAATAGACGCCGAGAGCTTTGCTGAATGGGGCATTGATT ATCTGAAATATGACAACTGCGGCGTACCTACTAACTGGACCGATACATATACCCACTGTGTGCCAGACAACAGTAATGGGTCTAAGTTCCCCAACGGCACTTGTCCGGATATTTCTAACCCAGCACCGACGGCGTACGACTGGAGCAGCTCGAACACTGCTCAAAGATACAACGCTATGCGCGATGCCTTACTGGGTGTCAATCGGACCATTCTCTATTCGTTGTGTGAATGGGGCCAGGCAGACGTGAACACATGGGGCAACGGGACAGGAAACTCTTGGAGAACAACGGGTGATATTACAC CCGACTGGAGCCGGATTGTCGAGATTGCCAACGAGAACTCGTTCCTCATGAACTATGCCGATTTCTGGGGATATCCAGATCCTGACATGTTGGAAGTGGGGAATGGAAACCTGACTCTCGAAGAGAATAGAGCTCACTTTGCTCTATGGGCAGCGATGAAATCGCCTCTGATCATCGGCACTGCT CTCGACTCAATCAATGAGGAGCACCTTGCTATTCTGAAGAATAAGCCCTTGCTGTCCTTCCATCAAGATCCGGTCATCGGTCGGCCTGCGTATCCTTATAAATGGGGATACAACCCAGACTGGACATTCGATCCAGCACATCCAGCGGAATATTGGTCCGGACCATCCTCGACTCTGGGTGGAACCCTGGTCTTGATGTTCAACTCGGAAGACAGTGCCAAACATCGGACTGCCGTGTGGAGCGAGATCCCTGAGCTGAAGGATTCCGCCGAGAAGGGCAGTGGATATCGGGTAACTGACATTTGGACGGGTGAAGACCTGGGCTGTGTGAAGGATCAGTATGACGTGGAGTTGCAGAGTCATGATATTGCTGCTCTGGTGGTGGGAGAATCATGCTGA